A window of the Desulfobacula toluolica Tol2 genome harbors these coding sequences:
- a CDS encoding HD domain-containing protein — protein MDPLTIIEKFYAQNTKLYQILVEHSRIVTEKSLDIAKNLTHLNPDIEFIKNAAMLHDIGIFMTRAQSIGCRGDAPYICHGYLGRKLLDEHGLPPEYGLVCERHTGAGITRENIISNCLPLPQRDMVPLSIEEKIICVADKYHSKDPKNADKNTTTHQIIKELEKIDPEHAKRFSIWIEEFNL, from the coding sequence ATGGACCCGCTCACCATTATTGAAAAATTTTACGCGCAGAATACAAAACTTTACCAGATTCTTGTTGAACATAGCAGGATTGTAACTGAAAAGAGCCTTGATATTGCCAAGAATCTTACTCATCTGAATCCGGATATTGAATTTATCAAAAACGCTGCAATGCTTCATGATATCGGTATCTTTATGACCCGGGCACAATCCATTGGCTGCAGAGGCGATGCTCCTTATATTTGTCACGGATACCTTGGCAGAAAGCTTCTGGATGAGCATGGCCTGCCGCCGGAATATGGCCTTGTGTGTGAGCGGCATACCGGGGCCGGCATAACCAGAGAAAATATCATATCAAACTGCCTTCCATTGCCCCAAAGGGATATGGTCCCCCTCAGCATTGAAGAAAAAATCATCTGCGTTGCAGACAAATACCATTCAAAAGATCCGAAAAATGCTGACAAGAACACAACCACACATCAAATCATCAAAGAATTAGAAAAAATAGACCCGGAGCATGCAAAAAGATTTTCAATCTGGATTGAAGAGTTCAACCTGTAA
- a CDS encoding GGDEF domain-containing protein produces MISKTYTESVKESGNYLRSALKNIAKYKLPYNPVSYLLWYEYALGQNKDLIDDIELIFKTNQLLTNDTISKLFKKHITDNQILISGKKIREFQKILAQMTKHLSQSGDEIGLQGNMLNTYAIELGQASSLDAIIEISKHIVLETKSIVESSKNLKSRLDSTVSEINMLSKELDGIRQAAKTDMLTGLLNRRGFYGAMVQAIANIENANDMLSVIMLDIDHFKRVNDQYGHLIGDNVLKILSKLLKDHIKGKDIAARFGGEEFILVLPQTSLEGAYALAEQIRLSLLKMNWKIKDTGKSIGQITISLGISLYQEGESIEAVIKRADDALYHAKNTGRNKSVTEVEIAN; encoded by the coding sequence ATGATAAGCAAAACCTATACGGAATCTGTTAAAGAATCAGGGAATTATTTGAGAAGTGCCTTGAAAAATATTGCCAAATATAAACTTCCGTATAATCCTGTTTCATATTTATTATGGTATGAATATGCTCTTGGGCAAAATAAGGATTTGATTGATGATATTGAATTGATTTTTAAAACAAATCAATTACTTACAAACGATACCATTTCTAAGCTATTCAAAAAACACATCACAGATAATCAAATACTGATTTCGGGAAAAAAAATCAGGGAATTTCAAAAGATATTAGCGCAAATGACCAAACACCTGAGTCAATCAGGCGACGAAATCGGCCTTCAAGGCAATATGCTGAATACATATGCCATAGAGCTGGGCCAGGCAAGCTCTTTAGATGCAATAATTGAAATCTCTAAACATATTGTTTTGGAAACAAAATCAATAGTTGAATCCAGCAAAAACCTTAAGAGCAGGCTTGATTCAACGGTTTCTGAAATTAACATGCTGAGTAAGGAATTGGACGGAATACGGCAGGCTGCCAAAACCGATATGCTGACCGGTCTTTTAAACCGGAGGGGGTTTTATGGTGCCATGGTTCAAGCCATAGCAAACATAGAAAACGCCAATGACATGTTATCCGTCATTATGCTTGATATTGATCATTTTAAACGAGTGAATGATCAATACGGACATCTTATTGGTGACAATGTTTTGAAGATACTCAGTAAATTACTAAAAGACCATATAAAGGGCAAGGATATTGCTGCCCGGTTTGGAGGCGAAGAGTTTATTCTGGTTCTTCCCCAGACATCCCTTGAGGGTGCTTATGCACTGGCTGAACAAATCAGGTTGAGTCTGCTAAAAATGAATTGGAAAATTAAAGATACGGGTAAATCAATAGGGCAGATAACCATATCTTTAGGTATTTCCTTGTATCAGGAGGGTGAATCCATTGAGGCTGTTATTAAAAGAGCGGATGATGCCCTTTACCATGCAAAAAATACAGGCAGAAATAAATCTGTTACTGAAGTTGAGATAGCAAATTAA
- a CDS encoding PEP/pyruvate-binding domain-containing protein, translating to MSNGLSETINKGDKFERYHQSKGNLVKSRALEVNLSDTKVDVIIDSKYEVFLDIVSSYVGILNRMNVFLKELSHPYKNWEFIVSEARHFSLQYFYLYKSHPDGGKALDLFVDIFLDSFESDSPLCLKTRAADNLMLFLQHIVKESDHDFDVFLPVIEKAVQKIESYEGRDFYFFVRSYYQPDKIAKALLVNLKGDAPIFKSLNLFLVKFYEYSFDYWLKKEDPICWIGQSINVNRLEQGLQSILESVSHEKIRLWQKKLEVIIQELDQDPRRATQKLTGLVSYQDFVSLIRAVPQKIMTQSGDDIGGFHLKLTFLFYIIHIPGLSTIHVQALRDINTTLTHLIGDKDFKKDINIVNQTFLLLKEHKGKYPETVLDCIHKIGDSVYKASKIDLINHFIDRAVDHGFQFPMIEGTGDDWQIKSNCAHVKNIRVFLDLISQHPKKSRRLLSALIISLAIGGVFIKDTDLFPRDITNFLNSDIEPVFNLVKQLARLLPAFFNEIGAEGQLRDISTELDESCQRKDQLIHFLRKQCHVESSSRIVEFIKEVIFFWKTGDKKKLEPHVPPSIYRDIKVSGPFVDGPRIILNSLKAKDIFLPKDYMMHTQEAINKLIDEVEGVTEPDKSRVKMLFGFYRLLNQKYMIDNLELKKYLSSFKSENLPDTANIVSVFEEKNLEHKILSLLSYMKELKKIILSDRIYEANEAIYHKRHFAVDIPSMYGSYNEAKFDALGLTLRVESILNVWFEELVNSIDLQVITKATFKRIYSILDLFRSALALDGIISNQLDVQMDFLRFSMDIRTCTFTQYLDIFKGFTRAVADIIHDHFNNIHSNNLFQIESRLGKDQILEKYLPKEGSEKQKSKLDQRVADIFFRDRIATSLGLQQMDVFLNRILHTLFQQSEKLSQTHLSRLLNYDPKYSAIEVGSSDPISNNIIFLGNKGLNLIKLKKIGVAVPEGFIITTEVFKCREIINNYKPANINFKKYVAKMVGNLENRTQKKFGDPKNPLLLSVRSGSSISQPGMLDSFLNVGLNEEIAASIAGISKNPWFAWDSYRRFIQGYGMAFGIKRDEFDHIIYSKKKEFGAEFKRLFTGDQMKGVALVYKQLLLDSGIDLIESPIDQLFLSINKVFYSWESKRGKDYRRIMGISDDWGTAVTVQSMVFGNLSRQSGSGVVFSHSPKLPGDTVRLWGDFTIGNQGEDVVSGLVKTLPISEIQRELEKPDSTISLEKNFPHIYLKLKEVVHRLVYDEGWNPQEIEFTFEGENREDLFILQARDMSLRDRKKIVDFDVAPEILDKAYLGHGIGVSGGAMSGKIVFTLEEIDDLRKSHPGISLILLRNDTVPDDILEIDAADGILTARGGLTSHAAVVTYSLGKTCVVGCENLVCNELEKECLLNGVKMVTGDYISINGQKGSVYKGAIEIN from the coding sequence ATGTCAAACGGGTTATCAGAAACGATTAATAAAGGTGATAAATTTGAAAGATATCACCAAAGCAAAGGAAATCTTGTGAAATCCAGGGCTCTTGAGGTTAATTTATCCGATACAAAAGTTGATGTTATAATTGACTCAAAATATGAAGTTTTTTTGGATATTGTTTCATCCTATGTCGGGATTTTGAACCGGATGAACGTTTTTCTAAAAGAGCTGTCACATCCCTATAAAAACTGGGAATTTATTGTCAGCGAAGCCCGGCATTTTTCCCTTCAATATTTTTATTTGTACAAGTCCCATCCAGATGGCGGCAAAGCATTGGATCTTTTTGTTGATATTTTTCTGGATTCATTTGAATCAGATTCGCCTTTATGCCTGAAAACAAGGGCGGCAGATAATCTAATGCTGTTTTTGCAGCATATTGTCAAAGAATCTGATCATGACTTTGACGTTTTTTTGCCTGTGATTGAAAAGGCTGTGCAAAAGATTGAATCTTATGAAGGCCGGGACTTCTATTTTTTTGTCAGATCTTATTACCAGCCGGATAAAATAGCGAAAGCTCTGTTGGTCAATCTTAAGGGGGATGCACCAATTTTTAAATCCCTTAATCTGTTTTTGGTAAAATTTTATGAGTATTCATTTGACTATTGGCTGAAAAAAGAAGACCCGATTTGCTGGATTGGCCAGAGCATTAATGTCAATCGCCTGGAGCAAGGGTTACAGTCTATTTTGGAATCAGTGTCACATGAAAAAATACGGCTGTGGCAAAAAAAACTTGAAGTAATTATTCAAGAATTGGATCAAGATCCTCGCAGGGCAACTCAAAAATTGACAGGTCTTGTAAGTTATCAGGATTTTGTAAGTCTGATCCGGGCCGTGCCTCAAAAAATAATGACCCAAAGTGGTGATGATATCGGCGGTTTTCATCTGAAATTAACTTTTCTTTTTTATATTATTCATATTCCTGGACTTTCCACTATTCACGTTCAGGCGCTGCGCGACATTAACACTACACTGACCCACCTGATCGGTGACAAGGATTTTAAAAAAGATATCAATATTGTCAACCAGACATTTTTGCTGCTCAAAGAACATAAGGGAAAGTACCCTGAAACCGTTCTGGACTGCATCCATAAAATCGGGGACTCGGTTTATAAAGCTTCAAAAATTGATCTGATCAATCATTTTATTGACCGTGCCGTGGATCACGGGTTTCAGTTTCCCATGATTGAAGGGACAGGAGATGACTGGCAGATAAAGAGCAATTGCGCGCATGTGAAAAATATCAGGGTGTTTCTTGACCTGATCTCGCAGCATCCCAAAAAGTCACGACGCTTGTTGTCCGCGCTGATCATATCTTTGGCCATTGGCGGCGTTTTTATCAAGGATACGGATCTGTTTCCAAGGGATATCACAAATTTTTTAAATTCAGACATTGAACCGGTTTTTAATCTGGTAAAGCAGTTGGCGCGTTTATTGCCGGCTTTTTTCAATGAAATAGGAGCCGAGGGACAGCTTCGGGATATTTCAACTGAACTTGATGAATCTTGTCAGAGAAAGGACCAGTTGATTCATTTTTTGAGAAAACAATGCCATGTTGAGAGTTCAAGCAGGATCGTGGAGTTTATCAAAGAAGTGATTTTCTTTTGGAAAACAGGAGATAAAAAAAAACTGGAACCTCATGTTCCCCCTTCAATTTATCGGGATATCAAAGTGTCGGGTCCTTTTGTTGACGGGCCGAGAATTATTCTCAACAGCCTGAAGGCAAAGGATATATTCCTTCCAAAAGACTATATGATGCATACCCAAGAGGCCATCAACAAGTTGATTGATGAAGTTGAAGGCGTAACAGAGCCTGACAAATCCAGGGTGAAAATGTTATTTGGTTTTTACCGGCTGTTAAACCAGAAATATATGATTGATAACCTGGAATTGAAAAAATATCTGTCTTCATTCAAGTCTGAAAATCTGCCGGATACAGCCAATATTGTTTCAGTGTTTGAAGAAAAAAACCTGGAACACAAAATTTTGTCACTTCTTTCTTACATGAAAGAGCTTAAAAAAATAATTCTTTCGGACAGGATATATGAAGCCAATGAGGCCATTTATCATAAACGCCATTTTGCCGTTGATATTCCGTCCATGTACGGCAGTTACAATGAGGCAAAATTTGATGCCCTGGGATTGACCCTGAGGGTTGAAAGCATCCTGAACGTATGGTTTGAAGAACTGGTTAACAGTATTGATCTTCAAGTTATCACCAAGGCGACGTTTAAACGCATTTACAGTATACTGGACCTGTTCAGGTCTGCATTGGCGCTGGACGGCATTATATCCAACCAGCTGGATGTCCAGATGGATTTTTTAAGATTTTCCATGGATATTAGAACCTGCACTTTTACCCAGTACCTGGATATTTTTAAAGGTTTCACAAGGGCGGTTGCCGATATCATCCATGATCATTTTAATAATATTCATTCCAATAATTTATTTCAGATAGAATCCAGACTTGGAAAAGATCAGATTCTTGAGAAATATCTTCCCAAAGAAGGGTCTGAAAAACAAAAATCCAAACTGGATCAGAGAGTGGCGGATATTTTTTTCAGGGACCGTATTGCAACCTCCCTTGGGCTTCAGCAGATGGACGTGTTTTTAAACCGTATACTTCATACTTTGTTTCAGCAATCTGAAAAACTTTCCCAGACCCATTTAAGCCGCCTGTTAAATTATGACCCCAAATACTCTGCCATTGAAGTGGGCAGTTCCGATCCCATCAGCAATAATATTATATTTTTAGGTAACAAGGGATTGAATCTTATTAAATTAAAAAAAATAGGCGTTGCTGTTCCCGAAGGATTTATCATTACCACTGAAGTGTTTAAATGCCGTGAAATCATAAACAATTACAAACCTGCCAACATAAATTTCAAGAAATATGTGGCAAAGATGGTTGGCAATCTTGAAAACAGGACCCAAAAAAAATTCGGAGATCCTAAAAACCCGCTGTTGTTATCGGTTCGAAGCGGTTCTTCCATTTCACAGCCCGGAATGCTGGATTCATTTTTAAATGTGGGACTCAATGAGGAAATCGCTGCAAGCATTGCCGGGATCAGTAAAAACCCATGGTTTGCATGGGACAGCTATCGTAGATTTATTCAAGGATATGGCATGGCATTTGGAATCAAAAGGGATGAGTTTGACCATATCATTTATTCAAAAAAGAAAGAATTTGGGGCTGAATTTAAACGATTGTTCACAGGCGACCAGATGAAGGGGGTTGCCCTTGTCTATAAACAATTATTACTTGATTCAGGAATTGATTTGATTGAATCTCCCATTGACCAGTTGTTTTTATCCATTAATAAGGTTTTTTACTCCTGGGAATCCAAAAGGGGAAAGGATTACAGGAGGATAATGGGGATATCCGATGACTGGGGTACTGCTGTAACGGTTCAGTCCATGGTGTTTGGAAATTTGTCCAGGCAGTCGGGATCAGGGGTGGTGTTCAGCCACAGCCCCAAACTTCCGGGAGATACGGTACGTCTCTGGGGGGATTTTACCATTGGAAACCAGGGCGAGGATGTTGTATCGGGTCTTGTAAAAACCCTGCCCATCTCGGAAATCCAAAGGGAGCTTGAAAAACCCGATTCAACAATCAGCCTTGAAAAAAATTTTCCCCATATTTACTTAAAATTAAAAGAGGTGGTCCATCGCCTGGTGTATGATGAAGGATGGAATCCCCAGGAGATTGAATTCACCTTTGAAGGAGAGAACAGGGAAGATCTTTTTATCCTACAGGCAAGGGACATGTCTTTGAGGGACAGAAAAAAGATTGTGGATTTTGATGTGGCCCCGGAGATCCTTGACAAGGCATATCTGGGTCATGGGATCGGTGTCAGCGGCGGGGCCATGAGCGGCAAAATCGTTTTTACACTGGAGGAAATTGATGACTTAAGAAAGAGTCATCCGGGTATCAGTTTGATTTTGTTGAGAAATGATACGGTTCCTGATGATATCCTGGAAATTGATGCAGCAGACGGAATTTTGACGGCCAGGGGCGGATTAACTTCTCATGCCGCCGTGGTGACCTATAGCCTGGGTAAAACCTGTGTTGTCGGGTGTGAAAATCTTGTTTGCAACGAGCTGGAAAAAGAGTGTCTGCTTAACGGCGTAAAAATGGTCACAGGTGACTATATCAGCATTAACGGTCAAAAAGGCTCTGTGTATAAGGGTGCAATTGAAATTAATTAA
- a CDS encoding RelA/SpoT family protein yields the protein MIRINDILDKIYEYNPEGDCDIIDRAYVYSARVHDGQVRLSGEPYLSHPLEVANILADMRLDVESIAAALLHDVIEDTPATREDIEDMFGPGVAHIVSGVTKLSALPFSTKIAQQAESLRKMILAMADDIRVVLIKLADRIHNMRTLKYHRKPEKQAAIAQETLDIYAPIAARLGIFWMKYELEDIAFYYTKRHEYERIKALVNKARHEKEDYIITVNEKLHEKMKEMNLEAEIKGRYKQNYSIYQKMISQNLDFNEVYDVIAFRIILDTVPQCYAAMGAIHSMWKPIYYKIKDYIGNPKPNMYQSIHTTVVGPKGERVEIQIRTQDMDNIAESGIAAHWSYKEGSKIDENTGELFAWIRNLVENQENYNDPDEFLENVRIDLYPDEIYVFTPQGEIKILPKKATPVDFAYRIHTEVGAECTGAKVNGKIVQLSHRLKTGDTIEIITTKGHTPSPDWLNFVKTVKARTKIRGWINAREKERSYSLGREMCEKIFRKRNQNFNALVKSGEIKQVSDAYGFKAVDDLIAHVGFGKITPLQILNKIAPEVEKQEVKETGVLQKQTGKRKNKDSTGIIVKGLHDILVKFSKCCNPLPGDPIIGYITQGQGVTIHRKGCLNIMKMSNERQIEVQWSDEVKESYPASIKIRTDDRSGLLADIASVISKHKSNILNANTETLETGISLFYFTLMVESTDQLRQIMSAIKKVKKVTDVKRVIRND from the coding sequence ATATTTTAGCCGACATGCGCCTGGATGTTGAAAGCATTGCCGCAGCCCTTCTGCATGATGTCATTGAAGACACACCCGCAACAAGAGAAGATATTGAAGATATGTTCGGACCGGGTGTTGCCCATATTGTTTCCGGCGTAACAAAACTTTCCGCCCTGCCTTTTTCAACCAAAATAGCTCAGCAGGCAGAAAGTTTACGCAAAATGATCCTTGCCATGGCAGATGATATCCGGGTGGTTCTGATCAAGCTTGCGGACCGGATTCATAATATGCGTACCTTAAAATATCACCGCAAGCCTGAAAAACAGGCTGCCATTGCCCAGGAAACCCTTGACATTTACGCCCCAATTGCCGCCCGCCTGGGGATATTCTGGATGAAGTATGAACTGGAAGACATTGCGTTTTATTATACCAAAAGGCATGAATATGAACGTATCAAGGCACTTGTAAACAAAGCCCGGCATGAAAAAGAAGATTACATTATAACCGTCAACGAAAAGCTTCATGAAAAAATGAAGGAGATGAATCTGGAAGCTGAAATAAAAGGGCGTTACAAGCAAAATTACAGCATTTATCAAAAAATGATATCCCAGAACCTTGATTTTAATGAAGTCTATGATGTCATCGCGTTCAGGATCATACTTGATACGGTTCCCCAGTGCTATGCCGCCATGGGCGCCATCCATTCCATGTGGAAGCCGATTTATTATAAAATAAAAGATTATATTGGAAATCCCAAACCCAATATGTATCAGTCCATTCATACCACGGTTGTGGGACCCAAAGGAGAAAGGGTTGAAATTCAGATCAGAACCCAGGATATGGACAATATTGCGGAATCCGGAATCGCTGCCCACTGGAGTTATAAAGAAGGCTCAAAGATTGATGAAAATACAGGAGAGCTGTTTGCATGGATCAGAAATCTTGTGGAAAACCAGGAAAATTATAATGATCCTGATGAATTTTTAGAAAATGTCAGGATTGATCTGTATCCTGATGAAATATATGTGTTCACACCTCAAGGTGAGATCAAAATTCTTCCCAAAAAAGCCACACCGGTTGATTTTGCTTATCGCATACATACCGAAGTGGGTGCCGAATGCACCGGCGCAAAGGTCAACGGGAAAATAGTACAGCTTAGCCACCGGTTAAAAACGGGTGATACAATTGAAATTATCACAACCAAAGGCCATACCCCAAGTCCTGACTGGCTTAATTTTGTAAAAACCGTAAAGGCCAGAACTAAAATACGCGGCTGGATCAATGCCCGGGAAAAAGAGAGAAGTTATTCTCTTGGCAGGGAGATGTGTGAAAAGATATTTAGAAAGAGAAACCAGAATTTTAATGCCCTGGTGAAATCAGGAGAAATCAAACAGGTTTCAGATGCCTATGGTTTTAAAGCCGTGGATGACCTGATTGCCCATGTGGGGTTTGGAAAAATAACTCCGCTGCAGATTTTGAATAAAATTGCACCTGAAGTTGAAAAACAAGAGGTTAAAGAAACAGGTGTTCTTCAAAAACAGACTGGAAAGCGAAAGAATAAAGACAGTACAGGTATCATTGTAAAAGGACTTCATGATATTCTTGTCAAGTTTTCAAAATGCTGCAATCCGCTTCCGGGAGATCCTATCATTGGGTATATCACCCAGGGACAGGGGGTGACTATCCACCGCAAAGGGTGCCTGAATATCATGAAAATGAGCAATGAGCGCCAGATCGAAGTTCAGTGGAGCGATGAGGTCAAAGAATCCTATCCCGCCAGTATCAAGATCCGTACAGATGACAGGTCAGGGCTTTTAGCAGATATTGCCTCGGTGATCAGCAAACATAAATCAAACATTCTAAATGCCAATACTGAAACCCTGGAAACAGGTATCAGCCTGTTTTATTTCACCCTGATGGTTGAAAGTACAGATCAGCTTCGTCAAATCATGTCGGCCATTAAAAAAGTCAAAAAGGTAACCGATGTCAAACGGGTTATCAGAAACGATTAA
- a CDS encoding type I glyceraldehyde-3-phosphate dehydrogenase: MSIKGSKTLGINGLGRIGKLSLWHHAGRKYFDNIVINIGRDVGKSFQDIIHYMERDSTYGRLDSFLHGYQAEPVITDVDEANSSLTVNGVKVKILRDHRNPKDIQWAEHDAGIVVDTTGQFLDPSLEANDAKGSIRGHIEAGAQKVIASAPFKLKEGVAMPDDAVTTVMGINDGDYDPVRHNIISNASCTTTCLSHMIKPLLDYFGIERILSASMATVHAATGSQQVLDRLPKTNAKDLRKNRSIMNNIILTTTGAAKALQLVIPEMATIGFIAESVRIPTATGSLIILVMNFQEDLNKKPIRREMINSIYEDAVKTNTNGYLMYTDQQNVSSDIIGTPRAAAVIEGHETHTRTGVIKINLENVRGIDKSVLDVIKDQVASIQVTQAVIYGWYDNEMASYVNMLGDRIVSIAESMH, from the coding sequence ATGAGTATAAAAGGTTCTAAAACGCTTGGTATTAACGGACTGGGAAGAATAGGAAAGCTTTCTTTGTGGCATCACGCAGGCAGGAAATATTTTGATAACATAGTGATAAATATCGGCCGTGATGTGGGTAAATCCTTTCAAGATATTATTCATTATATGGAAAGAGATTCAACTTATGGGCGGCTGGATTCATTTCTTCACGGATATCAGGCAGAACCGGTTATCACTGATGTGGATGAGGCCAATTCATCGTTGACTGTAAATGGTGTAAAAGTAAAAATATTGCGGGATCATAGAAACCCCAAAGATATACAATGGGCAGAGCATGATGCCGGGATTGTAGTTGATACAACCGGTCAGTTCTTAGATCCTTCCCTTGAGGCCAATGACGCCAAAGGTTCAATCCGGGGCCATATTGAAGCCGGTGCCCAAAAAGTGATTGCTTCGGCTCCGTTTAAACTCAAAGAGGGTGTGGCCATGCCGGACGATGCCGTGACAACCGTGATGGGTATCAATGACGGAGACTATGATCCGGTAAGGCATAATATCATTTCCAATGCATCCTGCACCACCACATGCCTTTCCCATATGATCAAGCCTTTACTGGATTATTTCGGTATTGAAAGAATCCTGTCCGCCTCCATGGCAACCGTTCATGCTGCCACAGGATCTCAGCAGGTGCTGGACAGGCTGCCAAAAACCAATGCCAAGGATTTAAGAAAAAATCGCTCTATCATGAATAACATCATTCTGACCACAACCGGTGCTGCAAAGGCATTGCAGCTGGTTATTCCGGAAATGGCAACCATCGGTTTTATTGCAGAGTCAGTACGAATCCCCACAGCCACAGGCTCTTTGATTATCCTGGTGATGAACTTTCAAGAAGATCTGAACAAAAAGCCCATTCGAAGGGAAATGATTAATTCAATTTATGAAGATGCCGTAAAAACAAATACAAACGGATACCTGATGTATACGGATCAGCAAAATGTATCTTCTGATATTATAGGAACGCCAAGGGCTGCAGCTGTCATTGAAGGCCATGAAACCCATACCCGCACCGGGGTCATTAAAATTAACCTTGAAAATGTCCGGGGAATTGATAAAAGCGTATTGGATGTAATCAAGGATCAGGTCGCCAGCATCCAGGTGACCCAGGCGGTTATTTATGGCTGGTATGACAATGAAATGGCAAGCTATGTCAATATGCTGGGTGACAGGATTGTATCCATTGCAGAATCCATGCATTAA
- a CDS encoding response regulator, with protein sequence MEDEEKTKKDLISELNALRKEYTQLKASLSKNQESQNFSGTETILIVDDNKQTRETIRAMLEKCGYNIIDADSSLKAIEIFKSCDKPVHLVLADVVMPEINGPEMVKKLLDMQSDIPVVFMSGYAAGDIIHDDVFKVLCSKAPFIEKPFTFAEICLVIRQQLDKKI encoded by the coding sequence ATGGAAGATGAGGAAAAAACAAAAAAAGATCTGATATCAGAACTTAACGCGCTTCGCAAAGAATACACTCAATTGAAAGCATCCCTTTCAAAAAATCAAGAATCACAAAATTTCAGCGGAACTGAAACTATTCTTATTGTGGATGACAACAAACAAACAAGGGAAACAATTAGAGCAATGCTTGAAAAGTGCGGCTATAATATTATTGATGCTGATTCTTCCCTGAAAGCCATTGAAATTTTTAAATCCTGTGACAAACCAGTTCATCTGGTATTGGCAGATGTTGTTATGCCTGAAATCAACGGCCCTGAAATGGTCAAGAAACTATTGGACATGCAATCTGATATACCTGTTGTTTTTATGTCCGGCTATGCAGCAGGCGATATTATTCATGATGATGTATTCAAGGTTCTTTGTTCAAAAGCCCCATTTATTGAAAAACCATTCACCTTTGCTGAAATTTGCTTGGTTATAAGACAACAGCTTGATAAAAAAATATAA
- the murI gene encoding glutamate racemase → MNKQPIGIFDSGVGGLCVLKQIRERLPYESITYFADSGNCPYGSKAEDEALDLARKNIEFLLELNCKLIVIACNTVTAVAIDCFRSEYKVPFIGMEPALKPAALQTRSKKIGILATENTLNGRLFKQTFDKYAHGLEVFIQPGHGLVELVETGGQNSEKACNLLKEYLLPMMEKGVDTIVLGCTHYPFLKEMIQTVTKNSVTIVEPADAVAAQTKRILVQYELISMAGNDPQFQFYTTGKKTMAQKILFDTIDSPYGLEFIEI, encoded by the coding sequence ATGAATAAACAGCCCATAGGCATTTTTGATTCAGGTGTCGGGGGACTTTGTGTGTTAAAACAAATCAGGGAACGACTTCCCTATGAGTCTATCACTTATTTTGCAGACAGCGGCAATTGTCCATATGGATCAAAAGCGGAAGATGAGGCCCTTGATTTGGCCCGAAAAAACATTGAGTTTCTTCTGGAACTCAATTGCAAGTTGATTGTTATCGCCTGTAACACTGTCACTGCCGTAGCTATAGACTGTTTCAGATCAGAATATAAGGTTCCGTTTATCGGAATGGAACCTGCCTTAAAACCGGCTGCATTACAGACCAGGAGTAAAAAAATCGGTATTCTTGCTACGGAAAATACATTGAACGGAAGGCTTTTTAAACAAACTTTTGATAAATATGCGCATGGCCTGGAGGTTTTTATTCAACCGGGGCATGGGCTAGTGGAACTTGTTGAAACCGGAGGCCAGAACAGTGAAAAGGCCTGCAACCTTTTGAAGGAATATCTTTTGCCTATGATGGAAAAAGGAGTGGATACCATTGTGCTGGGTTGCACCCATTATCCATTTTTAAAAGAGATGATTCAAACGGTTACAAAAAACAGTGTCACAATTGTTGAACCTGCTGATGCCGTTGCCGCACAGACCAAGAGAATACTGGTCCAATACGAATTAATTTCAATGGCCGGCAATGATCCCCAATTTCAGTTCTACACAACAGGAAAAAAGACAATGGCCCAAAAAATTTTATTTGATACGATTGATAGTCCTTACGGGCTTGAATTTATAGAAATTTGA